The genomic region CTCTGACGGCGTTTGCGGCCGTCCTGGTTTTTTTTGGGTGTTGTCGAAGGTCCATTTTTCTTTTTTCATGCGCCGGTGCCAGGCCAGCAGAGTCTCCGGCCTGACGATGGAGACGACATCGGCCAGCCAATCCTTGATGGGCAGGCCGTATCGGACCAGAAGGGCTCTTTCGTTTTCCGTAAACCAGATGCGTTTGCCGATTTTGCCGCGCAGGATTTTGACCTGCTGGCGCAGGTAGGCGTTTTCAAGCGCATATCGGGAATTTAACAACAGGCCGAGCTTTTCCGTCAATTGCGCGGCCAGATGAGACAGAGCGCCGTCCATGGATGCCTTTCATTTTTTTGAGTGACTGTGATATTTAAACCCGAGAATAAGTACGCAGTCTTATAGCGGTAACAGCACGTTCAGGTCAATGGTGTTCCGATGATTTGTCCCAAATGTCAGCATGAACAGGATGAAGGCCATCGGGAATGCGTGAAGTGCGGCGTCATCTTTGAAAAATACGAGGCTTGTCAGCAGGCCCTGCATCGGCCTCAGTCGCCGTCCCGGGTTATACCGAAACAGGACAGCACGGAAGAGGGGGACGGGTTCTTTCCCATCATCAAGGAAATCCTGTTCCATGTTCCGGATGAGGTGAACGCCTTCTCCTTCTGGGCGCGGACGATATTGCTGGCGGTGTTGTTTGTCTGGGGCTGGAAACTGATCCTGGCGCCCATTGCCGGCAACACCTCGGGCAACTCTTTCATGCACCTGGTCAATCTGCCGTTCCACGAGGCCGGGCACCTGATTTTCAGTCCCTTCGGCCGGATCATGCGTTCTCTGGGCGGCACCCTGGGGCAGATACTGATGCCCGCGGTTTGCATGGTGGTGCTGCTGATCCAGACCCGGGACACTTTCGGCGCGGCGGTGGTGCTCTGGTGGATCGGAGATAATTTTCTCGATATCGCGCCGTATATCAACGACGCCCGGTCCCTGACCCTGCCGCTGCTGGGCGGCAATACCGGCCGGAGCGCACCATACGGGTTCCATGACTGGGAATTCATCTTAAAGGAGCTTCATCTTGCCCAGTACGATCATTTCCTGGCCAACACGTCCCATAAGCTGGGCGCCCTGATCATGATGCTGTCATTTGTATGGGGGGCCGTTGTGCTGTTCCGGCAGTATAAGACAATGATGCGCCGCCTGACATAAAGCCCTTCTCTCCCAGACAGGTGCCGAAGGTGTTCTTTTTCGACAGGCTTTCTCATGGAATATACCTCCACTCAATCGGCAGTTCTGAAGTTGAAGCGGTCAAGGTCTTTGACAGAGAAATTTGAAAAGTCCCACACGGAAAAAAGAAGGGGCGCAGCCGGTAGCCGCAACCCCTTGAATTTGCTGGCGCGCCTGGAGGGACTCGAACCCCCTACCTACGGATTAGAAGTCCGTTGCTCTATCCAGCTGAGCTACAGGCGCGGAAAAATCAATTGTCCATTACCATACGACCCCGGTGATGTCCATAAAAAAAATTGGCCCGTATCCGGATTCGGGCATTAAACTCCTTGTATATGATCTTATTTTCCGTTACGATAATATGCTTGAAAATATTATAAAAACATGACCACAACCAATTCATCGCAGCGGATGCCCCAACGGCATTCCCCGGCAGGAAAAACAAACCCATGAGCAAGTCCGCCGGCCATAAACATCACCGGGAAAAAGACACGGAAACGGAGGCCCCGGCCACGCCCGGGGCCATGGTTCCCGCTCCCGCTCCCGGCAGGAGCCTGGTCACTACCGACCCGCTCCAGCGATATTTAAGGGAGGTCTCACGATACAACCTGATTTCCAGGGAAGAAGAGATCGATCTGGGCCGTCGCATCCAGGAAGACAATGATGAGGAGGCGGCCTATCTTCTCGCCACGGCCAATCTGCGGCTGGTGGTTAAAATCGCACTGGAATTCCAGCGGGTCTGGATGCAGAACCTTCTGGATCTGGTCCAGGAGGGGAATATCGGCCTGATGCAGGCGGTAAAAAAGTTCGACCCGTACAAAAACGTGCGGTTTTCTTATTACGCCTCTTTCTGGATCAAGGCTTATATTCTCAAATTCATCATGGACAACTGGCGGCTGGTGAAAGTCGGCACCACCCAGAATCAGCGGAAGTTGTTTTTCAAGCTGAACAAGGAAAAACAGCGGCTGATCGACCAGGGATTCGAACCCCGGCCGAAACTGCTGGCGGAAAGACTGGGGGTGACGCAATCGGACGTCATCAACATGGAGCAGCGCCTGAGCGCCTGGGATGTGTCCCTGGATGAACCCGTCAAGACCGATTCCGACACACAGCGGGGAGAGTTGCTGGATCTGGGGGAAGCCGACTCACAGGAGGATCTGGTCGGAGACAAGGAATTAAAAAAGCTTATCGAAAAAAACCTGGCTGAATTTACAAAAACATTGAACGACCGGGAAATTGAAATCCTGAACCAGCGGATTTTCACGGATGAACCCGTGACCCTGCAGGATATAGGAGAACGCTACGATATTTCCCGGGAACGCGTCCGTCAACTGGAAAGCAATATTATCAAAAAAATGAAAACTTTTTTCAGGGAACACATTGCCGACTTTGAAACCTACACTGATCAACATTAGAGACAAGTTTCCGAACAGCCTTCCGACACTGGTTTTTCTGATCATCAGCCTGATCATTTCGGGTTGCGCGACGACGCCACCGATCCCGGACCTGCCGCCGGACACCGCCGGCGCAGACAGCGGCGGAAATCATTACTATCACTTTATCCGTTCCGCCATGGAAAGCCGTCAGGACCGTACCGATCAGGCCATCGACCACATGAGCAGGGCGGTGGCTGACCGGCCGGACTCCGTTTTTCTGAAAAAAGAGTTGGTCTACCTCTATCTCCAGAGCAACAACACGGAAAAAGCGATGGGGGTCATCGCGGAGATCCTGGCCGTGGAGCCGGACGACATCGGTACGCTGATCGTCGCCGGCACCATCAAAAAGCAGACCGGTCACGATGAAGAAGCGGCGGCTATTTTTGAAAAGGTTCTGACGCTGAATCCCGACCAGGAAACGGTTTACCATGTGCTGGGGGAATATTACCTTGAAAAAAATGACCTTGAAAGGGCGGCTGCCGTTTACGAACAAATGACCGGCAGATTTCCGGAGTCCTGGGAGGCCTTCTTTTTTTTAGGGAAAATACAGGCCCGCCAGAAAAAATTCGCGGAAGCGGAAAAAAGCTACCGCCGCTGCCTGGAACTTGAAAAAAGCCTGATCAGCCCGCGCTTTGAGCTGATCGTCCTGTATCGGCAGCAGTTCGCCGGTCCAATGGAAATAACCGTTCAATCCGGCGATACCCTGGCCTCTCTGTGCCGTAAACATTACCGGAAGGTTGATAACGAACTGAAAGACAATATCGTTGCCGCCAACCCCCACATTTCGGATGTAACGGATCTGAAGCCCGGCCAGAAGCTCACGCTTCCGGGATTAACCAAACCCTGCGGCAAGGTTTGTCAGAAAAACATTATCCATCTATACAATTCCATTCTGGCCGATTATCCGGACAACGCCAGGGCCGTCATGGAACTGGCCCTGTTCTACTATTCCATCGGCAACGTCAAGCAGGGAGACACCCTTTTAGTCGATCTGGGCCGTAATACCAAAACCGAAACCGCCGCGCAGCAACTCATCCAGCAGATGTCCCAGGTTTTTATCAACCAGCAACGCTATGACGACGCCCAAACCGTTCTAAAGGGTCTGCTGCGGGGAGCGCCGGAAAACTCTGATCTGAACTATCTGATGGGGATGCTCTATAACAAACAGCAGCGGAAACCGGAAGCGCTGTCGTATTTTTCCAGAGTAAAGGAAGATTCGGCGTTTTACACCTCGGCTCTTTTGCAGATGGCGTTTCTGTACGAGGAGACGGACAGCCCAGAACAGGCTCAAGCCATCTTCGATTCCCTGCTGGAAAAAGAACCCGAAAACGTCGACCTGATCCTTTACGCCGGATCTTTTCGGGAAAGGCGGGAACAATATCAGCAGGCCGAGGCGCTTTTTCTCCGCGGCCTCAACCTGGAACCGGACAATGTTGATCTTCTCTTCCGGCTTGGCGTTATTTATGACAAAACCGGCAGAAAAGACGCGGTCATCGAAAAGATGAAAGCCATAATAAAAATCGCGCCGGATGACGCCAACGCGCTGAACTATCTGGGCTACACCTATGCCGATCTGGGCATCAATCTGGATGAGGCCCGGCAACTGATTGAAAAAGCCCTGACGATGGAGCCCGACAACGGCTATATTACCGACAGCCTGGGATGGGTCTATTACCAGCAGGGAGATTATGAAAAAGCGATTGAGCTACTGAAAAGAGCGCTCCAGCTTACGCCGGACGACCCCATTCTGCTGGAGCACCTGGGCGACGCCTTTCTCAAGAACGGCGACACCGAAAAGGCGCTGGAGACCTACCGACGCAGCCTGCAGTTCGCTCCGGAAAAAGACAAGGGAAAACTCATCAAAAAAATTGAAGACCTCTCCGGCCCGGTTGACAATCCATGAGCGACAGGCGGACTTTCCCTTTTTTGTTGATTGTTCTTCTGGCGATAAGCGGCTGCGCGGGTCTGGCGCCCAAACCGGAAAAGCGCATTTCCCCCGAAGCCGTCAAGCTGCTGGAACAGATCAGGGCGCACAATTCCCGGCTGACCGCCTGCAAGGGCATCGGCACGATCACTTTCCGGAACAGGGCCGACATGCCCCGGATGCGCTTCGCCTGGTTGTGCCGTCTGCCGGACTGCATCCGGCTGGAACTCCTGGGCGCGACCGGCACGCCCCTGCTTACCATGTCCGCCGACGGCGATAATTTCTATTTCCTCCCCCGTACCGGCAGCGGCAGGATGCGCAAAGAGAAAGCGGCGGGTGTCACTCTCGGAAAAGCCATTGCCGTTCCCCTGACCATCCATGACGCCGCTCACCTGCTGGCGGGCCGGATACCGCTGCTTGATTTTGATACGGCCGAAAGGATCGAACCGGGCAACGGCCAATACGGCCTTCGCCTCCGGCAGAACCGACCGGAAAGAACCGAGACCATCATCTTTGACGGAACGACGGACCGCCCCTGCCGCATTGAATTCCGGCAGGGCTCAAAAGATGGGCTGGAATACGCCGCGAGCTTCTCGGGGGTGCGGACAGCAGAGGATACAACGATACCTGAATCCATTATCCTTGAAAACGGCCAGGAAGAGTCCGTTGTCATCGAGATCAGCCGGTTCTGGCCGGAAACCGATCTGCCCATCGAAAAATTCGTGCTGACCGGGCCCTGAAACCGGCCGTCAGGACTTGATGACCACAATGGCCGTCCCCTCCAAGGCCCTCACCAGCTTGACGCTGGGATCCCCCAGCACAAACTCTTCCGCCTTGGACATTTTTTTACGCCCGATCACCACCATATTGTAAGTGCCCTTTTTAAACACGTCCATAATACCGTCGCTGATCGTATCGTAAGGCTCGGCCACCAGTTCAATCCCGATATTGCCCTCCAGAAAGCCTCCCTCCACCAGTTGTTCTCTGGCCCTGGCGAGTACTCCCCTGTACCGGTCCGCCTGCTCGGCCATGTATTTTTTCCCCATCATTTCTTCACCGGAAGAAGGCTTCCGGAAAACGTGGACCAGCCGGATATACACCTCTTCCGGCACAAAAGGCAGAGAAGCCAGATAGTTGATCGCCGCTCTGGAGCTGGCTGATTCATTAACCGCAAAAAGAATGGAAATACCCAAGGCGGCACCTCCCTGATTATTGGTAGTATGGAAAATTATCCAGAAACCAGTTCAAATCGTCGATGATTTCATTAACCGTTTCATAGTAAACCGGGGCGCCGGTAGAGAAAAACATCAGGATGCTGTTCAGCGACTCCGGAATGATCGGATACAGCTTGGCCAGATTGATGAACCGGCGCGGATCCAGCAGCGCGAAATCCTCCGGCTCCACCCGGTCCGCCAGGTCGCCGTACTTGAACCGGTCCGTTTTGATCATGTAATAATTATGAAACCCCATTCCAACGGCGTAACTCAGAACATTGCCCAGGCCGAAGACATCCAGGCTGAATGGGTTTTCCGTGCTTTGAAAATCGTAATCAAAATCGATCCAGACATAATTGCCGGTCCGGTTCTCCACGAATAAGTGGTCGTTCCTGATGTCGCCGTGTTTAAAACCATTGGCATGCAGGAACCGGATGGCCTCAAGGGACTTGACCAGGTTCCGCAGCACATCCGGCAGCATGTTTTTGAAATACGTTTCGTACGGCATGGAAAGTGAGCCGATATAATTCATGAAACTTTCACCGCGGACGATGTCCAGTACCCGGATGTTGTTGCCTTTGTCGTCGTAGAACACCTCGCCCTGCATGAAATCCGGCCGGCCTTTAACTAAAGAAAGGATTTTCCCCTCTTTTTCCGGATCCCGGAAGCACTTGATTTTCACCCCCCCCAGGGAAGCGGTAAAGGATTCGAAAAAAGCCAGTTTGATCAGCTTCCGTTCCCGCGTGTCCACATCAATGGCCCGTTTCACCCAGAACTTGGGGTCCTCGATACCGAACCGGAGTTCACGGGCATGGCCAAGGATCTCGTACCGCCTGCCGCCGATGACAAGTTCATCCCCCTTGTCAATGGAGAAAAAATCGGACGTGTCGCTGACCAGACGGGGTTTATTGTCCATGGAATCAGTACAACCCCTTCAACAGGCGGGGCGGGATGCTGCCCATGGCCGCCTTGACCCCTTCCAGGAAGTTCTCCAGGCCGTTCTTTTCCAGCACAACCGCCAGCTGCAGGCACAGCGTCGAGATGGAATCAATATCCTCCTCGTTAAAATACTGGACCTCGGCCGTGTACATCCGCAACAGCCCCAGCACGTTGTCGCCATACATGATCGGCACCGAAAGCATGGATTTGACCCCCTCTTTCACGGCTTCGTCGGGATAGCTGATCAGAAGGCTGTTCTGCATGTCCTCGATAAAAACGGGCGTTTTTTTAAAAAAAGCCGTATCCCGGGCGTCGATGAAAATCGGCCCCTTGTTGATGTAGTGGTCGCTCAGCCCGCAGCTCCTGACGGAGAACAACTGCTTTTCCCGCTCATCAAACAGCAGGATACAACAGCCTTTGATGGAAAACGTCCGGTGCAGTCCCTCCACGATATGATTGAAGAGAATATTCAGGTCGCCGTAATTGGATATGGCCCTGCTGATTGCCTTAAACTCTTTTAGATGGAACTTACGGGCTACTGTTTTGGACATCATTTCCTCCTTCATTTGTGACTGGCGCAGTCTTCCCGCGTCGAAACGGCTTTTGGGGAGCCGGACGGTTCACTCCCGGTTCGATCCGGGATCGAACCGCCAGGGGCCCGGAATCGACGGCATGGCCACGGCCGTCGTCAGCTCCGATAGAAACCGGCGGCGGGAAATTTCCCTGGCACCGAAACGCACCAGGTTGGCGGTAGTGGTCTGGCAGTCGATCAGTTGAAAACCATTGCTATTCAGAAATGCCGTCAGGTGAACAAGCGCCACCTTGGCGGCGTTGCTTGCCCTGGTAAACATCGATTCGCCGAAAAAGCACCGCCCCATGGCCACCCCATAAAGACCGCCGGCCAGTTCTTCCCCGACCCAGGCCTCCACCGAATGGGCCAGGCCGGCTTCATGCAGACCGCAATAGGCCTCTATCATTCCGCCGGTGATCCACGTTCCCCCTTCCCCCTTCCTTCTGGCGGTTGCACAGGCGGTGATCACGTCCCGGAAGGCCGTGTCAAACCGGACGCTAAACATCCGTTTGTTGATCACCCGGCGAAGGCTCGCGGATATTTTTATTTCGTTGGGATACAATACCAGCCGGGGATCCGGAGACCACCACAGCACCGGCTCTCCTTCTGAGAACCAGGGGAAAATGCCGGATTGATAAGCCGTCACCAGACGATCGACCGTCAAATCGCCGCCCACGGCCAGCAAACCGCTGGGGTCGGCCAGACGCGGCGGCGGAAATCCGGATGAATCACCGGTTAACAAAAAAATCGTCATGGCAAAGGATCACTATGCCTGCCGCCGGACGTCGTCCGTTTTTCTTAAGAAACGGGTTTGGAAGGACCGGGCCGCCGATAGGAGAAAGTCAGCTCGCCATCGGCCAGGTCGACATCCACCTCGCCGCCTTTTTCCAGACGGCCGAACAGAATCTCATCGGACAGAACGTCCTTGATTTTTGTCTGAATCAGCCTGTCCAGAGGACGGGCGCCGTAAACCGGGTCATGTCCCTCCCGGGCCAGCCATTGTCTTGCCGCCTGAGAAAGGGAGAGCTGTATCTTATGCGTTTCCAGTTGAGAGGAGAGCTGACGGATAAATTTGTCCACCACTTTTTCCATGATCTCGGGCGTCAGCGAATGAAAGGCGATGATCCCGTCCAGCCGGTTCCGGAATTCCGGAGTAAAAAAATTCTCCACGGCTTTTTTCCCTTTACCTCCGGGATCGGCCACATCGCTGCCGAACCCGATGGACTGGCTGCTGATCTCCCGGGACCCGACGTTTGATGTCATGATGACGATCACGTTCCGGAAGTCGGCCTCCTTGCCGTTATTGTCCGTCAGAACGGCCCGATCCATAATCTGCAGCAGGATGTTAAACACATCCATATGGGCCTTTTCAATTTCATCCAGGAGCAAGACGCAGTGCGGCTGTTTGCGGACCCGGTCGGTGAGCAGGCCGGCCTGTTCAAAACCGACATACCCCGGCGGTGCGCCGATCAGTCGGGCGACGGAATGTTTTTCCATGTATTCGCTCATGTCGAACCGGAAAAAGCCGACGCCGAGAATGCCGGCCAGCTGCCGGGCGATTTCCGTTTTTCCGACACCAGTCGGGCCGGTGAAGAGGAAGGAACCGATCGGCTTGTCCGGCCGGGCCAGACCGGCCCGATTGCGTTTAATGGAGGACGCCAAAAAGGAGATGGCCTCGTCCTGTCCGAAGACAACCGCTTTTAACTCCCGCTCCAGACCGGCCAACCGTTCGCGGTCATCCCGGGAAACCCGCTGCACGGGAATTTTGGCCATGGCGGCGACCACCTTCTCGATATCGGCCGGGTTCACTTTCGTCCGGTGCGCGCCGCCGGACAGCCGGATGGCGGCGCCCGCCTCGTCAATGACGTCAATGGCCTTGTCCGGAAGAAACCGGTCGTTCAGGTAACGGGCGGAGAGTTCCACCGCGCTTTTCAGGGCCGCTTCCGTAAACACGATTTCATGATGGGCCTCATACCGCTCCTTCAGCCCTTTCAGGATCATGACGGTATCCTCTTCGGAAGGCTCGCTGATCTCTATTTTCTCGAACCGCCGGGACATGGCCCGGTCTTTTTCAAAATGATTGCGGTATTCCTCATAGGTAGTGGAGCCGATACAGCGGATATCACCGGTGGACAGGACCGGTTTGAGAATGTTGGCCGCGTCCATGGTGCCGCTGCTGGTCGCGCCGGCGCCGACGATGGTGTGAATCTCATCGATAAACAGGATCGCGTTCTTTCTTTTCTTCAGGGCCAGAATCACCTTTTTCAGCCGCTGCTCAAAATCTCCCCTGAATTTCGTTCCAGCCAGAAGCGACCCCATGTCCAGCGAATAAATGCGGACGTCGTCCAGCAGGGAGGGCACATTCCCGCTGTGGACTTTCTGCGCCAGCCCTTCGGCGATGGCGGTTTTTCCCACGCCCGGATCGCCGACCAGAATCGGGTTGTTTTTCTTGCGGCGGCAAAGCACCTGAATGGTCCGCTGCATTTCCCTTTCCCGGCCGATAAAAGGATCGATCTTTCCTTCGGCCGCCCGTTGCACCAGTTCAACCGTGAAAACTTCCAGTGGATCCAGCTTGGTCTTGCGTTTGCCCGGATCCAACTGCCGTTCCACTTCCTCGGCTTCATCAGGCGCGTCGGGCGCGTCGGCGCTGTCCTGATAATGGGAGATATAGTTCAACACCTCCAAACGCGTAATGCCCTCTTTCTCCAGAAAGAAAACGGCATGGGAAGACTTTTCTTCAAAAATCGCCGCCAGGATATCTCCCACGACGACCTTCTCTTTTTCGGCCGAACGGGCATGGTTGACGGCCCTCTGAATCACCCGCTGAAAGCCGATGGTCTGCTGCAAAACGTATTCCTCACCATGGGGAACGCTTTCCACCTTGTGCCGGAAAAAACTCTCCAGCGCGCTCTTCAGTTCCTCCACATTTCCGCCGCAACCGGTGATGATTTCAATCCCGGAAGTATCATGAAGAATGGCGTAGAGGACATGCTCCAGGCAGACAAACTCATGGCGATATTTTTTCGCCTCGCTCACCGCGAAACCAAGAGTGGCACTGAGTTCTTTGCTGATCATCGGCTTATTCCCTTTCCATGGTGCACTTCAGCGGAAATCCTCTTTCGCGGGCCAGAGCGGACACCATGTCCACTTTTGTTTCAGCAATTTCATAAGTGAAAACCCCGCAAACCCCCATGCCGCTACGGTGAACATTCAGCATAATCATGGTGGCTTCTTCGAATGATTTTTTGAACACACGCCGCAGGACTTCCACCACAAACTCCATGGTGGTGTAATCATCATTGTGCAGCAGCACCTTGTATAATGACGGCGGTCGGACCCGTAACCGGGTCGTCGGTGAGACACCGCTTTGCATGTCAGGGCTGCGTCCGCTCATGGATCTTTCCTGCGAATGGGTTCAAACGGTTTACGACTGCAAGAACGCGCGTGAATGTCTGTCAGCAGCAATGTTCTGAATAAAAAGTATACCTGTCCATCATCAAAAAATCAAGGGGAGCGATGAGAAACGGCAGCGGTCTGATCCCGGATCCGGCCGGGAATCGCCGTTTTAAAAATAATTTAATGTATTCAAATTGTTGTAGCGGAACTACACAACGCATGTGGCCGGGCGGGACGCCGTGAATCATGATAAAAATCCGAGAGCAGGGATCTTTCAGGCGCCGCAGCACCGCTTGTATTTCCTGCCGCTGCCGCAGGGGCAGGGATCATTACGCCCGACCTTTTCTTCCTTCCTCCGGACCGGCTCTTTTCTGCTGTCATCCTCATCACCGTGGGACAGGGTGAAGTTCTGCTCTTCAGGCTGCATCAGTTCTTCGACCTTTTCGGGACGCTCGATACGGATCCGGAAAAGAATCATCAGGGTTTCTTCCTTGATCCGCTCGACCATGTCCGAAAACATCCCGAAGGCTTCCCTTTTATAAATGATCAGCGGGTTCTGCTGGGCGTATCCCCTTAAGCCGATGCCCTCCTTTAAATGGTCCATGGAGAGCAGATGGTCTTTCCAGAGGGCGTCCACCGTCTGCAGCAGCAGCATCTGCTCCAGTGTTCTCATCTCCGGCGCACCGACCTGTTTTTCCTTTTCCTGATACCGGGCCACGCATTCATCATAAATCAGATCGTTCAGTCCGTCGGCGGTCAACCCCTCAAGCCGGTTTCCGTCCAGCGCCGGGCGGAAGTTGAATTGCTTGAAGACGGCCTCCGACAGCCCCGGCAGATCCCATTCACCGGGAGGCAGCTTCGGGTCGGCATAGCTCTCGGCAATTTCACCGGCCTTTTCGCTGATCATTGACAGGATGTAATCCTGAAGATCTTCCCCGTCCAGGGCTTTGCGCCGCTGGCTGTAAATCACCTCCCGCTGCTCGTTCATGACATCATCATATTCGAGCAGGTGCTTGCGGATGGTGAAGTTATGGGCTTCCACCTTTTTCTGAGCGTTTTCAATGGCCCGACTGATCATGCCGTGGGTGATGGGCTCACCGTCCTGCATGCCCAGCGTACTCATGATCCGGATCATGCGCTCGCCGCCGAAAATCCTCAACAGGTCGTCTTCCAGCGCCAGATAGAAACGGGAGCTGCCGGGATCTCCCTGCCGTCCCGAACGGCCCCGCAACTGGTTGTCGATACGCCGGCTCTCATGCCGTTCCGTGCCGAGGATATGCAATCCGCCCAGCGCCACCACTCCTTCGCCGAGAACGATATCCGTTCCCCGGCCGGCCATGTTGGTGGAAATGGTCACCGCCCCCTTCTGGCCGGCATTGGCGACGATTTCCGCTTCCTGGCGGTGACGTTTGGCGTTGAGCACATTGTGCCGGACGCCTTTCTTCTTCAACTGCCGGCTGATCTGCTCGGAGACGTCGATGGAAACCGTGCCCACCAGCACCGGCTGGCCTTTCTGATGCAGCTCCATGATCTCTTCGATGACAGCCTCATATTTCTCCCTTTTGCTCCTGAAGATCACATCCGGGTAATCCTTCCGGATCATGGGCTTGTTCGTGGGAATGACCATCACATCCAGGCCGTAAATCTTCTTGAATTCTTCGGCTTCGGTATCGGCCGTGCCGGTCATGCCGGCCAGCTTGTCATACATGCGGAAATAATTCTGAAACGTGATAGTCGCCAGGGTCTGATTCTCGTTTTCGATTTTCACGTTTTCCTTGGCTTCGAGGGCCTGGTGCAGGCCTTCGCTGAAGCGCCGACCGGGCATCAGACGGCCGGTGAACTCGTCCACGATTACCACCTGGTTGTCCTCGGTAACGATGTAGTCTACATCATGTTTAAATAGTTTATGGGCCCTCAGGGCCTGATTGACATGATGGAGCAGTTCAACGTTTTCCGGGCCAAAAAGATTTTCCACCCCGAAAGCCCGTTCAGCCGCGGCCACGCCGCTTTCGGTCAGCGTCACGCTCCTGGCCTTCTCGTCTATACTGTAGTCTTCCTCTTTCAGCCCGGGAATGATGTTGTTGGCCTGGTAATAAAGGTTGGTGGATTTTTCGGCCGGCCCGGAAATGATCAGCGGCGTCCGGGCCTCGTCAATCAGGATACTGTCCACTTCGTCCACGATGGCGAAATTCAATTCTTTCTGCACCAGGGACGCCCTGTAAAACTTCATGTTGTCCCGGAGATAATCAAAACCGAATTCGTTATTGGTTCCGTAGGTGATATCCGCCTGATAGGCGGCGATACGGTCCTGATCAGTCATGTCGTGGGTGATCACGCCCACGGACATGCCCAGGAACTGGTAAATAGCGCCCATCCACTGGGCATCGCGGGTGGCCAGGTAATCATTGACCGTGACCACATGAACGCCCCGGCCGGTCAGCGCGTTCAGATAAACCGGGAGCGTGGCGGCCAGTGTTTTCCCTTCACCGGTTTTCATTTCCGCGATCTTTCCCTGATGCAGCACGAAACCGCCGATAAGCTGGACGTCGAAATGGCGCATGCCCAGGGTTCGTACGGAAGCTTCCCGGACGGTGGCAAACGCCTCCGGCAGCAGATCGTCCAGCGATTCTCCGTCCTGATATCTTTTCTTCAGCAGCGCCGTCTGCCCCCGGAGGGCTTCGTCCGACATGCCCTTCATGGCCGCTTCCAGGTCGTTGATGGCGGCCACGACGGGTTCGATTTTCTTCAATTCCCGCTCGTTCTGGCTCCCGAAAAGGGCTACCAGCAGCCTGCCAACACCGCCGAAGAAATCAGCGATCAATTTTTCCAGCCACTCTAAAACCGCCATACGTATTGTCTCCTGAAGGCACCCGCGTTAATACGCTTCAACCGGCGGGATGCCTGCTTTACCGTGAACTATCCGGACTAATTGAGGATATACGCATCCGGATTGACCGGCATGCTGTTCACCCGGACTTCATAGTGGAGGTGGGGTCCCGTGGACTGGCCGCTGTTACCGACCGCACCGAGAACCTCTTCCCGCTTCACCCTGTCGCCCTGTTTCTTCGCACACTCATGCAGGTGACCGTATCGGGTCATCACCCCGCGTCCGTGATCAATAACAATCAGGTTTCCCAGCGCGCCCTGGACCCCGCTGAATATCACCTCTCCGTCGGCCGAAGCCATAACG from Thermodesulfobacteriota bacterium harbors:
- a CDS encoding protein kinase is translated as MDNKPRLVSDTSDFFSIDKGDELVIGGRRYEILGHARELRFGIEDPKFWVKRAIDVDTRERKLIKLAFFESFTASLGGVKIKCFRDPEKEGKILSLVKGRPDFMQGEVFYDDKGNNIRVLDIVRGESFMNYIGSLSMPYETYFKNMLPDVLRNLVKSLEAIRFLHANGFKHGDIRNDHLFVENRTGNYVWIDFDYDFQSTENPFSLDVFGLGNVLSYAVGMGFHNYYMIKTDRFKYGDLADRVEPEDFALLDPRRFINLAKLYPIIPESLNSILMFFSTGAPVYYETVNEIIDDLNWFLDNFPYYQ
- a CDS encoding universal stress protein; translated protein: MGISILFAVNESASSRAAINYLASLPFVPEEVYIRLVHVFRKPSSGEEMMGKKYMAEQADRYRGVLARAREQLVEGGFLEGNIGIELVAEPYDTISDGIMDVFKKGTYNMVVIGRKKMSKAEEFVLGDPSVKLVRALEGTAIVVIKS
- a CDS encoding tetratricopeptide repeat protein codes for the protein MKPTLINIRDKFPNSLPTLVFLIISLIISGCATTPPIPDLPPDTAGADSGGNHYYHFIRSAMESRQDRTDQAIDHMSRAVADRPDSVFLKKELVYLYLQSNNTEKAMGVIAEILAVEPDDIGTLIVAGTIKKQTGHDEEAAAIFEKVLTLNPDQETVYHVLGEYYLEKNDLERAAAVYEQMTGRFPESWEAFFFLGKIQARQKKFAEAEKSYRRCLELEKSLISPRFELIVLYRQQFAGPMEITVQSGDTLASLCRKHYRKVDNELKDNIVAANPHISDVTDLKPGQKLTLPGLTKPCGKVCQKNIIHLYNSILADYPDNARAVMELALFYYSIGNVKQGDTLLVDLGRNTKTETAAQQLIQQMSQVFINQQRYDDAQTVLKGLLRGAPENSDLNYLMGMLYNKQQRKPEALSYFSRVKEDSAFYTSALLQMAFLYEETDSPEQAQAIFDSLLEKEPENVDLILYAGSFRERREQYQQAEALFLRGLNLEPDNVDLLFRLGVIYDKTGRKDAVIEKMKAIIKIAPDDANALNYLGYTYADLGINLDEARQLIEKALTMEPDNGYITDSLGWVYYQQGDYEKAIELLKRALQLTPDDPILLEHLGDAFLKNGDTEKALETYRRSLQFAPEKDKGKLIKKIEDLSGPVDNP
- a CDS encoding RNA polymerase factor sigma-32; the protein is MSKSAGHKHHREKDTETEAPATPGAMVPAPAPGRSLVTTDPLQRYLREVSRYNLISREEEIDLGRRIQEDNDEEAAYLLATANLRLVVKIALEFQRVWMQNLLDLVQEGNIGLMQAVKKFDPYKNVRFSYYASFWIKAYILKFIMDNWRLVKVGTTQNQRKLFFKLNKEKQRLIDQGFEPRPKLLAERLGVTQSDVINMEQRLSAWDVSLDEPVKTDSDTQRGELLDLGEADSQEDLVGDKELKKLIEKNLAEFTKTLNDREIEILNQRIFTDEPVTLQDIGERYDISRERVRQLESNIIKKMKTFFREHIADFETYTDQH
- a CDS encoding zinc ribbon domain-containing protein encodes the protein MICPKCQHEQDEGHRECVKCGVIFEKYEACQQALHRPQSPSRVIPKQDSTEEGDGFFPIIKEILFHVPDEVNAFSFWARTILLAVLFVWGWKLILAPIAGNTSGNSFMHLVNLPFHEAGHLIFSPFGRIMRSLGGTLGQILMPAVCMVVLLIQTRDTFGAAVVLWWIGDNFLDIAPYINDARSLTLPLLGGNTGRSAPYGFHDWEFILKELHLAQYDHFLANTSHKLGALIMMLSFVWGAVVLFRQYKTMMRRLT
- a CDS encoding GAF domain-containing protein, whose translation is MMSKTVARKFHLKEFKAISRAISNYGDLNILFNHIVEGLHRTFSIKGCCILLFDEREKQLFSVRSCGLSDHYINKGPIFIDARDTAFFKKTPVFIEDMQNSLLISYPDEAVKEGVKSMLSVPIMYGDNVLGLLRMYTAEVQYFNEEDIDSISTLCLQLAVVLEKNGLENFLEGVKAAMGSIPPRLLKGLY